The window CCGAGCGGCCCTCAGGCGGGACCCAATCTGCCGTGGGCGATAGGGGTGGTGACGCTCCTCCCGAGGGCGGCCCCGGGACCGGAGCCCACGTGGAGCGTCCCCTAAAATCAGGGGGCGAAGGAGGACGTGGCCCAAGCGCTGAAACCAGGAGTGGCCTCGAGCCCGAGGCTGAGGCTGAGGGCGGTCCTGAGTCCGAGGCCGAGGCTGAGGCCGAGGGCGGCCCGGAACCAGAGGCTGAGGCCGAGGCCGAATCCACCCGAGGCCCCGAAGCGGGGGGTAAGAGGAACAGCCGTTCCTCCTGGCGCTTGGGGCACCCTCGGGGCTGGTCTCGCGGAAGGGGGGCCGAGAGCAGCCCCCGGTCTCGTGGAGGATCTAGCAGTACCCCGTTGTCCCGGGGGCGGACCGCGGCCTTTTCCTCCCCGACTCCGGCGAGCATGGATCCGCTTCTGCAggtactcgccgccgccgactccactGGAGAAGAGGATCCGGGACGCCCGTGGCATCCTCGACTCAGCTGCCGCCCAAGAGCGGCGGGTGTCAGAGGCTAATGCCTCTCTGCAGGCTCGGACGATGGCGCTCGAGGCTGAGCGCAAAGCCTTGGATGATCGTGCTCGCTCCGCGCAGTAGTTTGAAGCCACGATCCGTCGGCGGATCGAAGTTCTCGATCGAAATCAGCGCGAGCAAAATGCGCGCGGTGCAGAACAGGCACGGCGGGCCCAGGAGCTGGAGGAGCGAGCACGCCTGCTAGACCAGTGGGAGTCCACCCTGGCCGCTCACGAGAGAACAGCGATGGAGGTCGAGGCTTCCCTTCGCCTCTGTGAAGAGGCCGCGTCCGAGCGTGACCAGATCACCCTTGCCGCGAAAGCTTACGCAGATCGCCACGCGGAAGAACTACGGCTGCGAGAGGAGGCATGCCGGGAACGGGATGCCGCGCTTGCCGAGCGTGAAGCTGAAGTGAGCCGCCGCGAGATAGCCTCGCGCTGGCTGAGCGAGCAACTCGCGAGATGCGAGGAGGCTGTTGCCGGGCGCGAAGCTCGTCATCTAGAgagcgcccgcgccgagcgcgCGGCGATAGCGGCAAAGACCTCTGAACTGGAGGCCCGGGAGAAAGACTTGGCAGCGAGCGGGCCGTCCGGTGGCGCGGAGTTGGCCAGCCAACTTGCCACGGCTCAGAGCACCCTCGCCGACTTGGAGTGCCTGGCGTAGGATCAGGCTAGGGAGATCGCGGCTCTCCGCCTCACCAACGAGCTTGGGCCCGGGGAGCTCTCTGACGCACTCGATCGGCTGGAGCGCGCGGGCCGTCGAGTCGGCATCTCCGTGCGCCGGGACAGCAAACTCCCGCCCACATAGCCGGCACTCGCGCTTCGGCTAGACGGGCTGGCTGCAAACCTGGAGAGGTTAGAGGAGGAGGTCGGTGAAACCATAAAGACTTCGTCGGCCTCTTTGGCGCGGGCTGCAGTGGAGCTGGTCCTTGCGAGCCACCAAGCGCGTGACCCTGACTTCATGCCGTGGCGTGCGCTTGAGGATTTTCCCCCAGGGACCGAAGCACGGGCCCGGGAGCAAGTccgggaggcggccgacgcTATCGTTTCAagcttcgaggggtcggcccccCGGTTCACCTCCGGACACATTTCGGACGAGGAGAGCGGAAGCGAgaacgacgacggtggcgacgactGGGACGACATTGTTAGCGGCGCCAGTCTCGGGGGACCGGGCACTCCGTGATTGCTCACACCTTTTATTCCTTTTTGCTGTGTGCCTATAACAAGCACTTCTTGTATTTAGGTCATCCTGTCTTGTTCTGCAATTGAAAACTCTTTAAACCCTTTCACTTTTTTGCCTTTTCCATCGAATACCTGTTAcatagtaaaaagaaaaagccaaGGCAGAAAGGGATAATTAGACAGTCTGCGATTGATATATCGTTTGACTCCATCCCCCCCTCGGGCTTGTTCCATCAAGAAGGTAGACCCGCGTTCGGTCCACGGAACCTAAGTAGCGATAAGCAAGACCATCGCTCTGAGGGAGTCGCCCAGCGGGACTGGCCGGACCGAGGCTGCGACGACCGGGGGTCGGGGATGATCGTGTGTAGGCCCTTCCGGCCCCGCGGGGTTCGGCACAGTCCGGGGCATGGCCCGCGTTCGTGCTCCCTTTCCGGGGTGTCCCGGTCGCTTTATAGCACTTAGGTTTTAGAACAAACGCAGATTAATTTTTGAGTTGGGACAAGCCAgagggaaaggggaaaaagCAGTCTTTGCGAAGAAATAGAAAGAAGGTTATTGCTTTCAAAGGAAAACATGATACATAGTGGCAGCCCCCGGCCAGTTCCGTACAAACCGAGGGATTGTGCGGGTGCTGGCCTGAgctccaggaaaaaaaaaatctcgatTTCATGGATAGAAGCGACGGAGGTGTTCGATATTCCAGGGGTtgggcagctctgtgccgtcctCCGTGGTTAACCGAACGCAACCTGGTCGGGGCACGCCGATCACTttgtatggtccttcccacaTTGGCGAGAGCTTGCTCAGCCCTAGACGCGACTGAacacggcgtaggacgaggtcgccaACTTatagtgatcgggcccggacatggcgctgatggtagcgtcGCAGGCTTTGTTGGTAGCGGGCGGCGCGCAAGGCCACCCGCCTTCTCCGTTCTTCAAGAGAATCGAGATCGTCGCGGCGAAAGTCATCTTGGTTGGCCTCGTTGTACAGAGCGACACGAGGCGAACCCAGGGAAAGCTCGGAGGGTAGGACCGCTTCGGCGCCGTACACCAGGAAAAAAGGTGTTTCCCCTGTAGCACGGCTTGGAGTGGTCCGATTTGCCCACAACACGGCGGGCAACTCCTCAAGCCATGAATccccgtgcttcttgaggacgTTGTACGTCTTGGTCTTGAGTCCTTTGAGGATTTTGGCGTTGGCTCGCTCGACTTAGCCGTTGCTCTTGGGGTGGGCGGGTGAGGCAACGCACAATTTGATGCCCATGTCATCACAGTAATCGCCAAACACCTCATTGGTGAACTGGGTACCGTTGTctgtaatgatacggttaggcactccgaATCGAgacgtgatgcccctgatgaacttAAGAGCAGAATGCTTGTCGATTTTGACGACTGGGTAGGcttcgggccacttagtgattTGTCAATGGCGACGTACAAGTGCTGGTACCCACCTCGAGCCGCCTTGAACGGTCCAAGGATATCTAGCCCCCAGACTGCGAAAGGCCAAGATAACGGAATGACCTgtagggcctgggccggctggtGGGTCTGCTTGGCATGGAACTGGCATGCCTTGCACCGCTGGACTCATTCTTGGACGTCTTGCAATGCGGTCGGCCAATAAAAACCTTGCTGGAATGCTTTTCCGACCAAAGTTCGTGAGGCCGAGTGGGCTCCGTACTCACCCTAATGGGCGTCAGCTATGAGCTCGATGCCCCGCTctcgaggaatgcacttcaggagtaTCCCGTTGGCGGCACGCCGGTAGAGGGCCCCCTCTACAAGGATGTACCTCTTAGAGATACGCGCGAGCTTTTCAGCTTCTGCGCGGTCCTCGGGAAGAGTATTACCATCGAGATACGCCCGGATGTCGGTCATCCACGTGACCTGACGCGGGTCGCCAGAGGTTGGGTCGAAGGGCGCATCATTGGGGTCCTTCAAAGGGCTGGGTCGTGCTGAGGGCTGTGCGAGCCTTTCCTCGAAAGTTCCTGGGGGGAGTGGGGTTCGTGCCGACGCAACACGCGACAACTCGTTAGCAACTGTGTTGTTGCGTCGGGGCACGTGCTGGAGCTCTACTCCGTTGAAGTGGCGTTCCATGCGCCGTACCTCTCGAACGTATGCTTCCATTTGCGGGTCGGTGCACTGATATTCTTTGGATACTTGATttacgaccagctgggagtcgcctaaaaCCAGGAGACGGCGGATGCCCAttccggccgccgccctcaATCCTGCGAGGAGCCCTTCATATTTTGCCATGTTGTTCGTGGCTCGGAAGTCGAGACGTACGACGTATTTGAGGACATCCCCGTTCGGCGAGGTCAGCGTGACTCCGGCACCCACACCTTGAAGGTTGAGAGAGCCGTCGAAATGCATCACCCAGTGCCCGCCACGAATGTCGGCGTTTggatcctcttcttctccggggAAGAAGAGGGTATTAGATGGAATCGATTCGTCCACCGGGGTCCATTCCGCAATGAAGTCAGCCAGGATTTGACTCTTGATCGCATGCCACGGTTcgaagtgcagatcgaactcagccAGCTCGAtagcccatttcaccacccgtccagtaccctctcggttgcGCAAAATCTGGCCAAGAGGGTATGACGTCACTACGGAAACCCGATGTGCTTGAAAGTAATGCCGTAgcttcctcgaggccatcaagACAGCATAAAGCATTTTCTGAGCCTGCGGATACCGGGTTTTCGCATCTCGTAGTGCCTCACTGACGAAGTAgatgggccgctgcacctttcggtggggccggaTCGTGCTGTCAGGGGC of the Oryza sativa Japonica Group chromosome 2, ASM3414082v1 genome contains:
- the LOC136355094 gene encoding uncharacterized protein; its protein translation is MASRKLRHYFQAHRVSVVTSYPLGQILRNREGTGRVVKWAIELAEFDLHFEPWHAIKSQILADFIAEWTPVDESIPSNTLFFPGEEEDPNADIRGGHWVMHFDGSLNLQGVGAGVTLTSPNGDVLKYVVRLDFRATNNMAKYEGLLAGLRAAAGMGIRRLLVLGDSQLVVNQVSKEYQCTDPQMEAYVREVRRMERHFNGVELQHVPRRNNTVANELSRVASARTPLPPGTFEERLAQPSARPSPLKDPNDAPFDPTSGDPRQVTWMTDIRAYLDGNTLPEDRAEAEKLARISKRYILVEGALYRRAANGILLKCIPRERGIELIADAH
- the LOC136355093 gene encoding uncharacterized protein; amino-acid sequence: MEVEASLRLCEEAASERDQITLAAKAYADRHAEELRLREEACRERDAALAEREAEVSRREIASRWLSEQLARCEEAVAGREARHLESARAERAAIAAKTSELEAREKDLAASGPSGGAELASQLATAQSTLADLECLA